A single window of Ignavibacteriales bacterium DNA harbors:
- the der gene encoding ribosome biogenesis GTPase Der, whose protein sequence is MSTPLVLIVGRPNVGKSTLFNRLTNSTTAIVDDVSGVTRDRIYGDVDWNGKYFRVIDTGGYVPNTEDLFETAIREQIEIAMDECDAILFVVDGRIGLTPSDKEVSELLRRANKPSYLLVNKCDSPAFAVNAAEFYSFGLKNVYDVSALNGRNLGDLLDDLMAHLSFADDLDTEIRLRLAIIGKPNVGKSSIVNALLGYDRTIVTNIPGTTRDSIDSILKYYGEEVVLVDTAGLRKKSKVKENIEFFSNVRTYKALWSCDVAILLLDSNLGIENQDQKIIDEAVRRRKGLILAVNKWDLIEKETNTAKQYTDAIQRKMGSIDYVPIVYVSALTKQRIFKLIDVAKKVNDERKKKIPTSELNDILLPEIENMPPPASPTGKEVKIKYIQQVGDHYPIFMFFCNDPRNIPDHYKRFLEKMIRRIFGFEGVPMTLTFKQK, encoded by the coding sequence ATGAGCACACCTTTAGTTTTAATTGTCGGAAGACCGAACGTTGGTAAATCAACTTTATTCAATCGTCTTACCAATAGTACAACTGCAATCGTTGACGATGTCAGCGGTGTAACACGTGATAGAATTTACGGGGACGTTGATTGGAATGGAAAATATTTCCGCGTCATTGATACGGGCGGATACGTTCCAAATACGGAAGATCTCTTTGAAACAGCTATACGTGAACAGATTGAAATTGCAATGGATGAATGCGATGCCATTCTTTTTGTTGTTGACGGCAGAATCGGTTTGACTCCATCCGATAAAGAAGTTTCCGAATTACTCCGCCGCGCGAATAAACCAAGCTACTTGCTTGTAAATAAATGCGACTCTCCTGCTTTTGCCGTTAATGCCGCTGAATTTTATTCGTTCGGGTTGAAAAATGTTTATGATGTATCGGCGTTGAACGGAAGAAATCTCGGTGATCTTCTTGATGACCTTATGGCGCATCTTTCATTTGCAGATGATCTTGATACCGAAATCCGTTTGCGTCTTGCGATTATAGGAAAACCAAATGTTGGTAAATCTTCTATTGTTAATGCGCTGCTCGGTTACGACCGGACTATTGTAACTAACATCCCCGGTACTACAAGAGATAGTATAGATTCCATTTTAAAATATTACGGTGAGGAAGTTGTTCTTGTTGATACCGCGGGTCTACGCAAAAAATCAAAAGTGAAAGAGAATATTGAATTTTTCTCAAACGTTCGAACATATAAAGCATTATGGAGCTGTGATGTTGCAATTCTTTTGCTCGATTCAAATCTAGGAATTGAAAATCAAGATCAGAAAATAATTGATGAAGCTGTTCGCCGGAGGAAAGGTTTAATACTTGCCGTTAACAAATGGGATTTGATTGAAAAGGAAACCAACACGGCAAAACAATATACAGATGCAATTCAAAGAAAGATGGGTTCTATTGATTATGTGCCGATTGTATATGTCTCTGCATTGACGAAGCAGAGAATTTTCAAATTGATTGATGTTGCCAAGAAAGTAAATGATGAAAGGAAGAAAAAAATTCCGACCAGCGAGCTTAATGATATTCTTCTTCCAGAAATAGAAAATATGCCGCCTCCTGCATCACCAACCGGCAAAGAAGTAAAGATAAAATATATTCAGCAGGTTGGAGATCATTATCCAATTTTTATGTTTTTCTGCAACGATCCACGGAACATACCGGATCATTACAAGCGCTTTCTGGAAAAGATGATTAGAAGAATCTTTGGTTTCGAGGGCGTACCGATGACACTTACTTTTAAGCAGAAGTAA
- a CDS encoding M15 family metallopeptidase, whose protein sequence is MRNNKTGRNSFLKFFSLLLLILLTACSSSGFFHISPVRPVDELIVEALRSKPPVETGAFRNASLTEIIRLDSTIHLDIGYATKNNFLSTPLYSQARAFLQRPAAEALVRVSKSLESKGFGLLIHDAYRPWYITKIFWDATPPDLHNFVADPSKGSKHNRGCAVDLTLYDLKTGNPVTMPSLYDEMSERAYADYKGGTSEEMSLRDLLRLEMEKEGFTVYEFEWWHFDYKDWQSYAVQNVRFEDITGKD, encoded by the coding sequence ATGCGTAATAATAAAACCGGCAGAAATTCATTTTTAAAATTCTTTTCACTTTTACTTTTAATTCTATTGACAGCATGTTCAAGCTCCGGGTTCTTTCATATATCACCGGTGCGTCCCGTTGATGAGTTAATCGTTGAAGCCTTACGATCAAAACCACCAGTAGAAACGGGAGCATTTAGAAATGCGTCGCTAACGGAAATAATAAGACTTGATTCAACGATTCATCTCGATATTGGCTATGCGACAAAAAATAATTTTTTGAGTACTCCTTTATATAGTCAAGCGCGTGCGTTCTTGCAGCGTCCAGCAGCAGAAGCTTTAGTACGTGTCTCTAAATCGTTAGAATCAAAAGGCTTCGGGCTTTTAATTCACGACGCATATCGCCCATGGTACATCACAAAAATATTTTGGGATGCTACACCACCAGATCTGCATAATTTTGTTGCGGATCCATCCAAAGGTTCCAAACATAACCGCGGATGTGCGGTTGATCTTACTCTCTATGATTTGAAAACCGGCAATCCGGTTACTATGCCGAGTCTGTATGATGAAATGTCTGAACGCGCCTATGCAGATTATAAAGGCGGCACATCCGAAGAAATGAGTTTGCGTGATCTATTACGTTTGGAAATGGAAAAAGAAGGATTCACCGTTTATGAATTCGAATGGTGGCATTTCGATTACAAGGATTGGCAATCGTACGCCGTTCAGAATGTTAGGTTCGAAGATATCACTGGGAAGGATTAA
- a CDS encoding T9SS type A sorting domain-containing protein codes for MKKLFLALIIGLGSTSAQSFVERTIHDPSPILKNLSSSDTLKILAVMVDFQEDKYDATIGTGKFGSNYTQDYGDTILDPLPHNANYFSDHLLFAKNYFNKISRGKLNINYKVLPEIITVSQTLRNYVQEYQSKDLTPLANFAKEVWAIADNKFSNIKFSDYDLFVIFHAGVSSGLDLGIFSIDRNMPSLYMGQNSFQKIFGNQFTGFPTKHGKISNSIILPETESREVSAVDNSTILMQITINGALVANIASFLGLPDLFNTDTGISAIGRFGLMDGQAIVANNGMFPPEPSPWEKMFLGWETPITISKLSSHQSVAARSSSVFQDTTLLKVPINSSEYYLIENRQQDANKDKVKITYKKGGQTYTTTILPDTTGLYTILPEKIHGGVVVDVDEYDAAVPGNGIVIWHIDENIINQNIVENKINADPTKKGVYVEEADGIPDIGKIFNSIFGTSIGEGTNEDFWYSGNPAQLYKNRFSHDTKPSTNSNSGANSLITFENFSAISNKMSFDLSYNQNEIKLISSTNLNLSQSEKIFASNSYSFTNFIYVIENTNLNQYDINGKLIKTLPNFTEVKPVSFSYNGSDYLIGSKGQLLNIYSIVSGKESLKTIDILSKVTALAVDKVTSAIPKIFIGTSNGNAYAAQLDLILGMNQFTPSSYLIYKGDDAIIQFGIDNNYYTILQSKKFIFHSPQDIVNTFSANAKKSILTMDSNGKHESIVLFDDNYFSVFGAQNFMFGIKSNNVINNFSVADLFNDGQNYILLSNSNMIDAYNLAGNRALNFPFAISTGENFIGTPLAVDLNHDGVTKIIAFTDKGSIYVINPITGKVENGFPISTGAQFSVDPILFAEELPTMGPISTYKPYLAALDQTNKLYVWNLSPMQGKSYWSGEFGDAMNTSFVPGPSSTNKITEFFPMDKAYNWPNPVYGNSTNIRYYTSEDADVNIKIVDLAGELVSELNGHANGGFDSEIIWDVSKVQSGIYFARLEVKGVSGNSANKIIKIAVIK; via the coding sequence ATGAAAAAACTATTTCTTGCATTGATTATTGGATTGGGCAGTACATCTGCCCAATCTTTTGTCGAAAGGACAATTCACGATCCGTCTCCGATTCTGAAAAATTTATCGTCTTCGGACACGCTGAAAATTCTTGCCGTGATGGTAGATTTTCAAGAAGATAAATATGATGCAACTATTGGAACTGGTAAATTCGGTTCAAATTATACTCAAGATTACGGTGATACAATTTTAGACCCGCTTCCTCATAATGCAAATTATTTTTCGGATCATCTTCTATTTGCGAAAAATTATTTTAATAAAATTTCTCGTGGTAAACTGAATATTAATTATAAAGTTTTACCGGAGATAATCACCGTATCACAAACCTTACGAAATTATGTTCAGGAATATCAATCTAAAGATTTAACTCCGCTTGCAAATTTTGCAAAAGAAGTTTGGGCAATTGCCGACAACAAATTTTCTAATATAAAATTTTCAGATTACGATCTATTTGTAATATTTCATGCCGGGGTAAGCAGCGGTCTAGATTTGGGTATCTTTTCTATCGATAGAAATATGCCGTCTCTTTATATGGGGCAAAATTCATTTCAAAAAATTTTCGGAAATCAATTTACCGGGTTCCCAACAAAACATGGTAAAATTTCAAACTCAATCATACTTCCCGAAACCGAGTCGAGAGAAGTATCTGCCGTTGATAATTCAACTATTTTGATGCAGATAACAATAAACGGTGCTTTAGTTGCGAACATTGCAAGTTTTCTTGGACTGCCGGATTTGTTTAATACCGATACCGGTATAAGTGCTATCGGTCGTTTTGGTTTGATGGATGGGCAAGCAATCGTTGCGAATAATGGAATGTTTCCACCTGAACCCTCTCCATGGGAAAAAATGTTTTTAGGATGGGAGACACCCATAACTATTTCTAAATTAAGTTCACATCAAAGCGTTGCCGCAAGATCATCTTCAGTGTTTCAAGATACTACTTTATTGAAAGTGCCGATAAACTCTTCAGAATATTATTTAATTGAAAACCGTCAGCAGGACGCAAACAAAGACAAAGTTAAAATTACTTACAAGAAAGGCGGACAGACTTATACAACGACGATTCTACCGGATACAACCGGCTTATATACTATTCTTCCAGAAAAAATTCACGGCGGTGTTGTGGTTGATGTTGATGAATACGATGCAGCAGTTCCGGGAAATGGGATTGTCATTTGGCATATTGATGAGAATATCATAAATCAAAATATTGTCGAAAATAAAATAAATGCTGATCCAACTAAAAAAGGTGTTTATGTTGAAGAAGCCGATGGCATACCAGATATTGGAAAAATATTTAATTCAATTTTCGGCACTTCGATCGGTGAAGGAACTAATGAAGATTTTTGGTATTCCGGAAATCCAGCTCAGCTTTACAAAAACAGATTCTCGCATGATACAAAACCAAGTACTAACAGTAATTCCGGCGCAAACAGTTTAATTACATTTGAAAATTTTTCGGCTATCTCTAACAAGATGTCGTTCGATCTGAGCTATAACCAAAATGAAATTAAGCTGATCTCTTCAACAAATCTTAACCTCAGTCAATCAGAAAAAATATTTGCATCAAACAGTTATTCGTTTACAAATTTTATTTATGTAATTGAGAATACTAATCTAAATCAGTATGATATTAATGGTAAGCTGATTAAAACATTACCAAATTTTACGGAAGTAAAACCGGTTTCGTTCAGTTATAACGGTTCTGATTATTTGATTGGATCGAAAGGGCAGTTGTTGAATATTTATTCAATTGTTTCCGGCAAAGAATCTTTGAAAACGATAGATATATTATCTAAAGTAACAGCTCTCGCTGTTGATAAAGTCACTTCCGCAATTCCAAAAATATTTATTGGTACAAGCAACGGTAATGCATATGCGGCTCAGCTTGATCTAATATTAGGGATGAATCAATTTACTCCCAGTAGTTATTTAATTTATAAAGGAGATGATGCAATAATTCAATTCGGAATTGATAATAATTACTACACAATACTTCAATCTAAAAAATTTATTTTTCACTCACCTCAGGATATTGTAAATACATTTTCTGCTAATGCGAAAAAATCAATTTTAACAATGGACTCTAATGGTAAACATGAATCAATAGTATTGTTTGATGATAACTATTTTAGTGTATTTGGCGCCCAGAACTTTATGTTCGGAATCAAATCGAACAACGTGATTAATAATTTTTCTGTTGCGGATCTGTTCAACGATGGGCAAAATTATATTCTTCTTTCAAACAGCAATATGATTGATGCATACAACCTAGCCGGAAATCGTGCATTAAATTTTCCTTTTGCAATTTCTACCGGAGAAAATTTTATAGGAACTCCATTAGCAGTTGATTTAAATCATGATGGAGTAACTAAAATTATCGCATTTACAGACAAGGGAAGTATCTATGTAATTAATCCAATCACTGGAAAAGTTGAAAATGGATTCCCGATTTCTACCGGTGCGCAATTTTCAGTAGATCCAATTTTGTTTGCAGAAGAATTGCCAACAATGGGTCCAATCTCAACATATAAACCGTATCTCGCAGCATTAGATCAAACAAACAAGTTATATGTTTGGAACCTTTCGCCTATGCAAGGAAAATCATATTGGAGCGGGGAATTCGGAGATGCAATGAATACCTCATTTGTTCCGGGACCATCCAGCACAAATAAGATTACGGAATTTTTTCCTATGGATAAAGCATACAACTGGCCAAATCCGGTTTACGGCAATTCAACCAACATTAGGTATTACACTTCGGAAGATGCTGATGTGAATATTAAAATTGTTGATCTTGCCGGAGAACTAGTCAGTGAATTGAACGGACATGCTAACGGCGGCTTTGATAGTGAAATAATTTGGGATGTAAGTAAAGTTCAAAGCGGTATCTATTTTGCGCGGCTTGAAGTTAAAGGTGTCAGTGGAAATTCTGCCAATAAGATTATAAAGATTGCGGTCATTAAATAA
- the porV gene encoding type IX secretion system outer membrane channel protein PorV codes for MKKISMLFIVCALIMSFGNRIEAQGESAVPFLLLAPDSRAGGIGESGTGLADNSAAIFWNPAGIAFLTGSEFSFTHSNWLPQFQLDLFYDYATYREYMDDLNGSITASITYMNFGEFVRTSSNSPDPIGTFKSFDAALTLGYATKLSNNWGMGFNFRLIHSRLADKPTEAEQGSGVATSVSFDIGAMYRPEHFEVPFLGDLGNSFSLGFNLSNLGPKIYYIDQAQSDPIPTDLRVGLAARIFQDEYNSLTYTLDFSKLLIGVADSSGRRPEFYKALFTSWTDRPFTEVLKTINTAMGMEYWYGIPSDFMFALRLGFFYEDPDHGNRKFVTLGAGIRYDLYGFDFSYITTDIFKGTENHPLSNTLRFTLLVGWGSVSKPTLGFPRGI; via the coding sequence CGAATCGGCAGTTCCGTTTCTCCTTCTTGCACCAGATTCTCGTGCCGGCGGTATTGGTGAATCCGGAACCGGTTTGGCTGATAACTCAGCCGCAATCTTTTGGAATCCAGCAGGAATAGCATTCTTAACAGGTTCCGAATTTAGTTTTACGCATAGCAATTGGCTTCCGCAATTTCAACTCGACCTATTTTACGATTATGCAACTTACCGTGAATACATGGACGATTTAAACGGTAGTATAACGGCAAGTATAACATATATGAACTTTGGTGAATTTGTTAGAACGAGTTCGAATTCTCCGGATCCGATCGGAACATTCAAATCTTTCGATGCAGCATTGACGCTTGGTTACGCAACCAAGTTAAGTAATAATTGGGGAATGGGTTTCAATTTTAGATTGATACATAGCCGTCTTGCAGATAAACCGACTGAAGCCGAGCAAGGTTCAGGGGTTGCAACATCTGTTAGTTTCGATATCGGTGCAATGTACCGCCCGGAACATTTCGAAGTTCCTTTCCTTGGCGATCTTGGAAATTCATTTAGTCTTGGATTCAATCTGAGCAACCTTGGTCCTAAAATTTATTATATAGATCAGGCGCAATCAGATCCTATTCCAACAGATCTGCGTGTTGGTCTTGCAGCAAGAATTTTCCAAGATGAATATAATTCGCTTACATACACTTTGGATTTTAGTAAACTCTTGATTGGTGTTGCGGATAGTTCCGGCAGACGTCCGGAATTTTATAAAGCACTCTTTACATCATGGACCGACCGCCCGTTCACAGAAGTTCTAAAGACTATTAATACAGCTATGGGAATGGAATATTGGTACGGCATTCCTTCAGATTTTATGTTTGCTCTCCGTTTGGGATTTTTCTATGAAGATCCGGATCACGGTAACAGAAAATTTGTAACATTAGGCGCCGGAATCCGTTATGATTTATATGGATTCGATTTTAGTTACATAACAACTGATATTTTCAAAGGAACAGAGAACCATCCTCTTTCTAATACATTGCGTTTCACATTACTAGTTGGGTGGGGATCGGTATCAAAACCAACACTCGGTTTTCCACGCGGAATCTAA
- a CDS encoding DoxX family protein: MNKMNLLSKWISWAPQLKSVLRIISALIFILAGTSKLFAFPVGMPPNGDTAKLLTQIGIGGILEVFGGGLILFGLFTRPVAFILSGEMAVAYFQFHYPQGFWPTLNGGVAAVLFCFIWLYFSAAGAGPWSIDAIRDKRNAKIS; the protein is encoded by the coding sequence ATGAATAAAATGAATTTATTATCTAAATGGATTTCTTGGGCACCTCAATTGAAAAGTGTGCTTCGGATTATTTCTGCTTTAATTTTTATTCTTGCAGGAACATCAAAACTATTCGCTTTTCCTGTTGGGATGCCTCCAAACGGCGACACTGCTAAATTATTAACTCAAATTGGAATTGGCGGAATACTGGAAGTGTTCGGAGGTGGTTTGATTTTATTCGGTCTCTTTACACGTCCGGTTGCATTCATTTTGTCCGGCGAGATGGCAGTCGCATATTTCCAATTTCACTATCCTCAAGGATTCTGGCCAACATTAAATGGTGGAGTGGCTGCCGTTCTTTTTTGTTTTATTTGGCTTTACTTTTCTGCAGCCGGTGCTGGACCATGGAGCATTGATGCAATTCGTGATAAAAGAAATGCAAAGATTTCTTAG
- a CDS encoding biopolymer transporter Tol → MKKIIFISLLIFASKTFAQDFNYNPDFNWLTIKGKHVRVHYHEEAERTARTVAKIADEVWGPITSLYQYEPDVVDFVIKDIDDYSNGATYFFDNKIEIWASSLDFDLRGTHNWLRNVISHEFTHMVQIQASMKLSRTIPVFYLQFMNYEDKRRPDILFGFPNVIASYPIPGINVPAWFAEGTAQYNRKEFNYDNWDTHRDMILRSYALKNKMLTWNQMGVFDKTSLGNESVYNSGFALVRYLSQKYGEDKLRLINNKLGKLTNFTIDAAFKDVLGKDGNEIYDEWTGYLKSDYKKRMADVESNQVTGEMIVKEGFGNFYPTFSPDGSKLLYISNKSNDYFALSSLYLMDLKTKEEKKLESPIRSNVSFIPGTNKIIYSKLSDDNPRLVNIHDIYIYDIDKDDETRLTHGLRANNPSVSNDGKKIVFVFQNDGTVNLGIVDIDGKNFKRLTFFEKGEQLYNPRFSADDSYLIFDYSYSNNRDVARVNVNGSEYKLITTSPADERNPFQGKDGKLYYSSDETGIFNIYSLDLSTGEKKQLTNVTGGAFMPMVNANGDLVYSGYVADGYKIFLLPKDQSVQVDTTKKYVWIGNPPLGEDKPNGDIGNFKINALRNYDDKDLADYKPEKYSGFFSKLSIIPFIRYDNYNTSNSGLDRIKPGLYISSSDVLNRFSIFGGASLNRRMERDLFLQFDYRNKLPLIYNLGLKPEIGFELYSISRKSNIDIPFGIDSTFVPVRIDYRIPADVTYNLFEVDFFAHHKIFADGNNVEARFIFSQYVSTLSSFILPESGNYLYPASDDKYFIGKNFQLKFTHEIIQPETDSDINPVGRKVTLQYNYESNRFNNEGNYTVENGFLEPLYNVFNFHRIELNWKEYFGLGNGQTLTAQFRGGSILGPAVPDFFDYYLGGLIGMKSYPFYSVSGNEIGWINLTYRFPLFRDIDTRIGQLYVDKIFLSVYGDFGNAWTGNFPSLNEFKKGAGAEIRIKMNSFYLFPTSLFFNAAYSFDKFSRKILGEDVTYGKEWSFYGGILFDFSF, encoded by the coding sequence ATGAAAAAAATAATTTTTATATCATTACTGATTTTTGCATCCAAAACTTTCGCGCAGGATTTTAATTACAATCCGGATTTTAATTGGCTGACAATAAAAGGGAAGCATGTGCGTGTTCATTACCATGAAGAAGCAGAGCGCACGGCAAGAACAGTTGCCAAAATTGCAGATGAAGTTTGGGGACCAATAACATCACTTTATCAATACGAACCGGATGTGGTTGATTTTGTTATTAAAGACATTGATGATTACTCCAACGGCGCCACATACTTTTTTGATAATAAGATTGAGATCTGGGCTTCATCGCTCGATTTTGATCTTCGGGGAACACACAACTGGCTTCGTAATGTTATCTCACATGAGTTTACGCATATGGTGCAGATTCAAGCATCAATGAAACTTTCCAGAACTATTCCGGTATTCTATCTTCAGTTTATGAATTATGAAGATAAGCGCCGCCCGGATATTCTTTTCGGTTTTCCAAATGTTATTGCTTCATATCCCATTCCGGGAATTAATGTACCGGCCTGGTTTGCAGAAGGAACAGCTCAATACAACCGTAAAGAATTTAACTATGATAATTGGGATACTCATCGAGATATGATTTTGAGAAGTTATGCGCTGAAGAATAAAATGCTTACCTGGAATCAAATGGGAGTATTTGATAAGACTTCGCTCGGCAATGAATCTGTTTACAATTCAGGTTTTGCTCTTGTAAGATATCTTTCTCAAAAGTACGGTGAAGACAAACTTCGGCTTATAAATAATAAACTAGGCAAACTTACTAACTTTACAATTGATGCGGCTTTTAAAGATGTGCTCGGTAAAGACGGTAATGAAATTTATGATGAATGGACCGGCTACCTAAAGTCAGATTACAAAAAAAGAATGGCGGATGTAGAGTCGAATCAAGTTACGGGTGAAATGATTGTAAAAGAAGGATTTGGAAATTTCTATCCTACATTTTCCCCGGATGGTTCCAAACTTTTGTATATCTCCAACAAATCGAATGACTATTTCGCCTTATCTTCTCTATATCTAATGGACTTGAAGACAAAGGAAGAGAAAAAATTAGAATCTCCCATCCGGTCGAATGTGAGTTTTATTCCCGGCACTAATAAAATTATCTACTCAAAATTAAGCGACGATAACCCGCGATTAGTAAACATTCATGACATTTATATTTATGATATAGATAAAGACGATGAAACCCGTCTTACGCACGGATTAAGAGCCAACAATCCTTCCGTCTCGAATGACGGCAAAAAAATTGTTTTTGTTTTTCAAAATGACGGGACTGTGAATCTCGGAATTGTTGATATTGATGGAAAAAATTTCAAACGGCTTACATTTTTTGAAAAAGGGGAACAACTTTACAATCCAAGATTTTCAGCCGATGATTCATATTTAATTTTTGATTATTCGTACAGCAATAACCGCGATGTTGCAAGAGTCAATGTTAACGGTTCGGAGTATAAGCTTATAACAACATCTCCGGCTGATGAGCGTAATCCGTTCCAGGGTAAGGATGGCAAATTATATTACTCTAGCGATGAGACCGGCATCTTTAATATTTATTCGCTCGATCTCTCAACCGGTGAGAAGAAACAATTAACAAACGTTACCGGCGGCGCTTTTATGCCTATGGTTAATGCCAACGGTGATCTTGTTTATTCCGGTTATGTAGCTGATGGATATAAAATATTTCTTCTTCCAAAAGATCAAAGTGTACAAGTTGATACTACAAAAAAATATGTTTGGATCGGCAATCCTCCTTTAGGAGAAGACAAACCAAACGGTGATATTGGAAATTTCAAAATTAATGCACTCCGGAATTATGATGATAAGGATCTTGCCGATTACAAACCCGAAAAGTATTCCGGCTTTTTTTCCAAGCTGAGCATAATTCCATTTATCCGCTACGATAATTACAATACATCAAATTCAGGTTTGGATAGAATTAAACCGGGATTGTATATCTCATCGAGTGATGTGTTAAACCGGTTTTCAATCTTCGGCGGAGCTTCTCTTAATAGAAGGATGGAACGCGATCTATTTTTACAATTCGATTACCGGAACAAACTTCCTTTGATTTATAATCTCGGTTTGAAACCGGAAATCGGATTTGAACTTTACAGCATCAGCAGAAAAAGTAATATTGATATACCATTTGGTATTGATTCAACCTTTGTCCCGGTTAGAATTGATTATAGAATTCCTGCCGATGTTACTTACAATTTGTTTGAAGTCGATTTTTTTGCCCATCATAAAATCTTTGCAGATGGGAATAATGTTGAAGCACGGTTTATTTTCAGTCAGTATGTTTCAACGCTAAGCAGTTTCATTCTGCCTGAAAGCGGTAATTATTTATATCCGGCTTCAGACGATAAATATTTCATCGGCAAAAATTTTCAACTCAAATTTACTCATGAGATAATTCAACCTGAGACGGATTCCGATATCAATCCAGTTGGTAGAAAAGTTACACTTCAATACAATTATGAATCCAACCGGTTTAATAATGAAGGTAACTATACTGTTGAGAATGGATTTTTAGAACCTCTTTACAATGTTTTTAATTTTCACCGGATCGAATTGAACTGGAAAGAATATTTCGGATTAGGAAACGGACAAACATTAACCGCACAGTTTCGAGGCGGTTCCATATTAGGTCCGGCTGTGCCAGACTTTTTTGATTATTACCTCGGCGGCTTGATCGGAATGAAGAGTTATCCGTTCTATTCAGTCAGCGGCAATGAAATTGGCTGGATAAATTTAACTTACCGGTTTCCACTTTTTAGAGATATTGATACGCGGATCGGTCAACTCTATGTTGACAAAATTTTTCTATCTGTTTACGGAGATTTCGGCAACGCGTGGACGGGAAATTTCCCTTCGTTGAACGAATTCAAAAAAGGAGCCGGTGCTGAAATCAGAATAAAGATGAATTCGTTTTATCTATTTCCAACAAGTTTGTTTTTCAACGCTGCTTATTCATTCGACAAGTTTTCAAGAAAAATTTTAGGTGAAGACGTTACATATGGAAAAGAATGGAGTTTTTACGGCGGTATTTTATTCGATTTCAGTTTCTAA